AAGCAGCTCCGTGCGTGTTCATGCGACAGAGAGAAACGAACAGCAAAGTGATGCGAAGCAGCTCGTGTAATGAGTCTCTCATCATCACCATAATCACACGCTTTCGTATGCGAACGAGAGAGAACAGAagcattttcttaaaaacatttctatagTTTCTTGATTCCCATGGAATTCTGAGCAAACGGTCAAAACAGCAGCAGTTTGATTGCAAATTCATGTCACGCTGTAGGACGACTGAAATCAACCGCAAAATAAACACATCGAGGTCAGATCTGTGACGCCAGTAGTTTCTTATTCTGCTCTGTTTAACTACATCTATCCACAGTTTACAGTTAAAGTACGTTTTTCAACAGCTGAACTGGTTTCTCACTGACATGCCGTTCTTAAAATGTGGCGCTCGTGGCATAAGATGCCGAAAAACACCATGATGCCCAAAACGGAAAGAAATAGCTCAGccagaaattaaaatgtgcTCATCCTGAGACCATCCCAGATGCAGATGAGCTTGTTTTTCcgtcagatttggagaaaagtCTCATTCTGTCACCAAAGGATGAGCTgataactgatggactggagtggtgtggatcaCTGGTGGATTatcgtgatgtttttatcagctgtttggactctcattctgacggcacccattcactgcagaggatccgttggtgagacagtgatggaatgacacatttctacgaATCTGATGGATCTGCATCTGGGACGatctgagggtgagcacattctCAGATGATTTTCAtctttgagtgaactattcctgtaaAACACTAGCAACTGAACAGCTGCACGGAATGACGTGTATccgcagacagacagacgacgGACTCTTACGCGCTGTTTATTTTGCTGGGTAAAAATATCCAGTCTGTCTTCCCGTGTCACACTCCGACTGAACTGCAGGCCGTTTCCGTGATGACACACGGAACAAAAGAATGTGATTTTGGCAACTTTTccacatgatgatgatgatttcggTTGGGCTCGGCTTTCTGTGTAATTGTATCAGTGCTGTAATTATATCAGGATTTCTCAGGCATGATGGGAAACCGGACTGAGCGGTTCAGAGAACATGCCCTGATATTCTCAAACACGTTTGTTATTTGTTGAAGGCCTGCGATCGGACGGCGTCGTGCGAGATGAACATGTCTGTGCGCGCTCAGACTCGACGCCCGCTGCATCTGTGCAATCACTCAGACTGTGTGAACGCAGCTCTTTATGTGCTGCCGCATGAAAATAATCATCAGACTACAGTATCGGGCAACAGCCGGGCTCTCCGGTCAGGCCTTGACCTCCTGATACAAACACATCAGCTCCGGTCACCGGTGTCCACACGTCACTGGATCTGGCACACGCAGCAGCGCCTGTCTGCGCATTAAACAACTCGACCGACCCGTTTCCAGCACGAATAATGACTGATTCAGCCCAGAGACCAGATCCTCACAGCACAGTATGATTCTGCCTTCAGAAAGCAAACGTACGgttatgctatttaaacttacaGTCATTATTCTCCTGAGAGTTCGGTTTCTAACTGATCCTACAGCTCTAAAGTTCTGTTCAAACCAAGGATGAAAACTATAAAGATAAAGATATAGTTCTAAAAATCATTCTCAGTATTAAAGAACAGCAGAGTCCACACCGCAGCTGTAACCATATCGGTGGAATCTCTTtcagaacaattttttttcagctgataaatgataaaaacattgatttaagCTGGAgatagctggttttagctggtctccagCCTGGACAGCTAAGGAAGTGATCCTCTGAAGAGTTCAGTGGTGgtatgatgaagatgatgatgatgatgatgatgatactTTATGATGATCAGAGTTGAGCTGCAGTCAAACAATAAAGCTTTGTTTCCTGCAGGACGTTCGTCGTCACGTTTCAACACGAACGGATGTTGTAAGAATGTGTGACAGTGATTATCATAGTGTAATCTGTCCGctaaacacatgcaaacagcaTCAAAGGCGTCTTTCTCTCTATTAGCGTGGGTAAGCGCTCATGAATAGAGTCACGCAGACTATGAATCGAACACAATGACTGAACTCGACTCTCTGTGCAGTGAATCAATGAGAGTCTGTGACGCTGAACTGAACATCACTGCATGTGTAAACGCCAGTTTGTTTATCCAATCAAGATTACGTGAGACAACTGACAATCATtgcacttttaaatattttttggacaTCTCTGACCTTTGCGATTCTCCTTGATCCTTTTTCAGCATCTCGGGCCGACATTTCAGGTTTAGAGAAATCATGTCTCGAGCGCAGCAAAACTAGGATTTATTGGctcatttcatgtttttattgttaaaggTCAATCTTGAGACTCTTGCGTTCAGCACATTTGTATCACCTTTcagtgtcatttttgttttaatgtgcaTTAAGTGCAAAAATGTTAAAGCGTCACTGCAAGAAAATGTCAGTTTGAATGTTATTGACTGGACACTGAATTGATTGGAGCTCCGTATGTGAGCTGATCAACAAACACTTCATTTTCACTGTTGATGGCAGAGCGTGACGGTGTCAGTTCTCAACAGATTGACTGACGTGGACTGAAAGAGACTCGTTTGGATCATTACCGTCTCCACCAGACGCGAGCGCCGTCCTGTAGAACATTACAATCAGTGACGCCGTCTGCACTGGATGTGGTGTGACGACAAATCCCAGACAGTAAACGAACGCCTCGCTCTACGTATGACGCACTGACACAAAGGCCAAATGATTTTTAACGGTCGTCTTGTCGCGTCCTGTGTAAACACACTTTAACTGTTGTGTTGTGGCGTAGACACACGTTACGCTTCATTACGGCTTGAAACCGTTGGAAGAATGTTTATTTCTGGGTGAACGACTCTTTCCTATTTAACTGTGGTTGTGACTGAATCTGACGCAGAGGTGCATGATGGGTAAAGTACTGCTTATTACCAACTCATCTCTCAGCCATTTGTAATGATGCAGCTTTATTTTACACTAAACCATTTCGTTAATAGACTTTGCTTCAAAAAAAGACAGTCAAAAGAAATAAGTCACAAGTTTTATGACATTTCcccaaaaataaagttgaaaatgaACATCATAAATTAGGAGCAATCAATCAATTATtcaatcaaatcaatcaataaagcacaaaaaagagagagaaacaaatgaaataGCAGCACAAACAACTACAGTCACAAACATGATTTCAAACAGTGggtttcaacataaaaaaaagaaaacaaaaaaacctgtTGTGAGATTACAGTTCTGAAAAtatcacagtgttaaaataAAGTTACTAAATACACTTGAAAATGTCAAAGATTCAAGTAAGAACAATCTCATTATTGCAGTGAAGATCAGACCTGAATGACGGTAAACGCGTTAAAGAGTCGTTAAGTAGATTTGGCATGAGCAGGAATTGCACTTCGACGTAAAAGTGCCGcaaacatcaaaaacatctgtaaATCCCGTCAGTTCACACATTAGCGGCTCACCGACAGCTGTAAACGGACACGTGTGAGGAGCTAACCGTTAGCATTAGCATGTGCGCTAGAAGGGACCAACCTGAGCGGCTGCGTTCACACTCAATGTTCAAGACCGGCGCATGTAATAACATTAAACCGTCTTAGATCTCACATCTGTCAGaacattacagtaataaaaagaacaaaaaaacaggagaaaagtcctgaattgtttttttattttacagtggatGAACgaaacattgacagccaatcagaatccatcctGCTTTACAGGGCTCATTTAAAGCGacagatgacaaaaaaaaaaaaaaaaaaaaaaaaaaaaaagagtttttaaaaAGACTTTGATAAGTAAGTCTTTTGAAATGCTTCAAACTTCCGTTACATGTccattattttaaagtagttttacaaaagcaaacaaacaaaagtttaAGACGTGAATAGCTTTGCTCCAAACCTTTTACTTTTACCGATCACTCCGCAAAAAAACTCTTTAACTGTCACCAACCGCTCTGTGGGACGCCTacgtttacttcaccatattacaaataaatcctaatctaatcatgacaaactatacaccgttacaaattatgtaggaaaagtaatagattaatttatgatgagagtgcacctcaaaaaaatccacatcataacatgagttttgacctttgtcacaaaaatattctctttgtttccttttttcccATCACGCAATAGAAATCTTAAgaactgaaaacttaaaatctcaaaattcatcctttgaaaaccattttaaaatcagaccttgcattaccatggaaactGTAcgtcaaaatcatattacaaaatattttcgttcattttaaaaatagaaactttggatttgcatttttatgtctatgtTCAAGATAGGAGGTGACAGTTAAAGGACTAAAGGTTCTGAAATACTTGAGATGCAAATTTTTCAGAAACTGATCAAACTGTGAGTTCATCAagaacaaatgtgaccctggagcacaaaaccagtatcACGGTGTCACGGGTATATTTTCAACAATAGTCAACGATACATCAAAATTACAGAtgtttctttcatgccaaagatcatgttccatgaagatattttgtactgtaaatatatcaaaacttaatttttgattagtaatatgcattgctaagaatttcatttggacaacttttaaaggtgattttctcaatatttagattttttttccaccctcagatttttaaatagttgtatcttggtcTAATcgtaacaaaccacacatcaatgggaagcttatattattcagatgatgtataaatctcaatttcaaaaaaactgacccttatgaccggttttgtggttcaggatCACAGATATCTGTTAATGGGCTCAGAAAACTTCATTTCCCACTGACatatatttgttcttttttttctttaaatcaaacacttaattttgttcagtttctcaGAAAGCAAGACTTCTTGTCTTCATTTGCAAGTCACTGTATCTTGATGTAAGGATGTTTAGATGTGCGTTATAGACATTTGCTGTGCACATAACATTTAACGTCACTtaataaattcttaatttttgcTCTGAGTTTGGAGCTTTTAAGGCTGAAAACAcgaattaagactttttaagagtTCAAGCTATTTCATTTGAATCTGCTTGTGGAGACAACGTGGACAGTCacttcatcttcagaatgcGGTCGTGGCGTTCTACCAGACTAAACTGAACCGAATTCATCTTTCAAACCGCACCGAACGAGTGTGAACGCAGACAAACCAATCGACTGGAGCCGGAGTCTCACTCCTGAAACAAACATTTAAGACAAAGAGTTGAACAGATTCTCTCGGTTTACGATCAGGCTCAAGGATCCGAGCTGCTTTTTGAAACCGTTTCTCTTAAGAAACGATCTGAAAGTTTCTTACTGCACATCGACTTCAAGTCAAACCCAACGACGACTTTAGAAGGAGAAGCGTGAGCTGAATCAGTCGCAGCTGATTTACAGTAAGGATTTCCTTGTAAGACTGTACGCTTACCCCTTGGAGACCGGTCAGCTGTCTTTATTCAAGCTCAGGTTAGCGTTATCCGAAGCAGTAGTACTCGTCGGTTTCCACTCGAGGCCGCGCGGGAGATTTCGTGAACGTCTCCTCGTCCGTGGCGGTTCTGGAGCCGAACCCGTCCGAGAGGTTTGCGGGCGAGCAGCGGTCGGGTTCGTCCTCCCCGAGCGTGTCCAGATAACTGCCCAGCGAGATCCCGTCCAGACTGTCGCTGCAGGAGTCGCGCCGAGACGCGTCCGGACTGTCCGATAGGCTGCACAAGCTGCCCGTCAAGCTGCCCTCGCGGCTGGCCACGCCCCCTCGCTCCTCCATCACCCAGCGAATGGACTCGATGCCCTCGTTGATGGACAGCAGCTGATGCATCAGTTTGACGTCGATGGAGCGCAGATGAGCCTGCGATCGAGAAACACGGCACGTCAGCGTCTGAAAGACACGCTACAACAGCTCAAAACTTACCACTAAACATTTGGGAAAACTGTACAAAAATTTTGATTTCAATTTAAATgcctgttttctatgtgaacacaagtttaaatgtaactgatttctgtgatcaaatctgaatgttcagcatcattactccagtcttcagtgtcacatgatccttcagaaatcattctaatatgctgctttgctgctcaacaaacatttctgattattagcaaggTTGAAGACAGTTGCGTGGGccaatattttttgtgaaaaccatcctacatttctttacgattcacagatgaatagaaagttcaaaagaacagcatttatttgaaatcgaaatcttttctaacattataaatgcatttagtgCCACTTTTGATTAGTTTGACGAATCCTTGAGAAATAAAAGTACATATACCTTATATGTAAGTTTCAGTCCTGCTGTATAAGCTCTGTTGAAGTTTTCAGCACAAACAGTGCATACTTTTgtacagaaaaactgtaaagaaATGCTTTAACATGAACAAATTTGACATTTCTGCTTGTAAACCTTCAACATTCTCATTCACTTCTAATTCAAGCTTATGAAAGCAACCACAAGCTTGTTCTTTTTGGTTTAAACTGAGGAACTTTCCGTGTTTTATCACCACAAGTGCTGTTGATTCAATGTTCCTGTAACATTAAAAGCACTGAAGTCAATAGTGTAATTCTACAGCTGGTAAAGTActagtaaacacacacattaatggAAACACAATCCCTGGTCAGTCTAATTAACCCAAACGCCCAGACTCATTCCTCAGTAATAATCTCATTATCTGAGACGTCTCGTCTGCTCGAGACAACAGCTGAACAGATGATCACGATAAACTTAGAATtaacaatgacaaaaaatatgaaacaaactAATGAGTCAAACTGATATGACTCATCATATCAATTGATATCATCATGAGTCATTTAAGGCGTTTCAACTCAAGATCTTCTCAGATGAATCGGCTTTGTTGGTTTTGCAGCTGTGACACAACACAGGCACAACATTTCAGCAAGGCAAATAACGTGAATACAGACAGACTGCTTTGCATGAGATTCACGTCAGACACGAACACGAGCGACTGAAACACGAACCCTGAGCTCCGAGTCCGTCTGATCAATCATGAATCAGCTGCTGCTCGAGGCAGACAGACCATAATACTGCCACTGTTCCCCACGGCAACAGCTGTCTGTATCCGCACACGCATCATTATCCAAATAAAGGTCCGCTGTGTGTCACAGGAACAGTCCAGTGATTCATTAACTCTCATTTCAGACCCAAGCGACGCTCCGTTCCACATCATGACGGCGAACGAAgggaacaaaacaaacagtgtCATAAACGTAGTCTGTATGGACATGATCGGCATGAacgagagtaaatgatgacgggATGATTATTGGGTGATCTGTCGCTGTAAGAGCGATCAATACTGACACACTTTCAGTATCGGATGAACTCTGGGAGTTTAAGATGCAATGGTTCAAAGGTTTACAGCCCTGAAAGGCAACTGCAGATCTGAGAATGTGTGTCCATTTATGgcctgtgaatgtgtgtgtgtttatgtgctcCTGGGTTTGGTTTGACCTGAAAATGCCCCTCCAGTCTTTCATGGCGATCAGAGAAACGGCGCCCGTCTCTTTAAATGTGCGTTCAGGCCTGCAGAGGTCAACGACCTCCACACTAAATCACCAACACACAACAAACACTCTCAGCGGAAACCACTGAAAACAGCTTCTGGGAACTGAAATCAAGCAGAATAAAAACGTTAACGAAGATTAGAAATATTGCCTAGACAACTATCAGAAAAACGATAAGTTGGATTGCtacaataactaaaactattttcattatttgaaataaaatataaatattagatgaaaaacaaactaaaaatattcagaataattggataataataataaaaaagtactaaaaatgacaagcacaattttgttttgaaactaaaatacaactcaaaacataaaaaaaatgctaatttaataTATGAACAAATTCCAAAATGGTTTATAATAATAGAAAACTAACACTGTGACCAATCACATCAGCGCATGTCGAGCTCTAACatgacactgtgtgatgtaTGGACATGGACACAGTCAAACAGTACTAtgttgcgtgtgtgtgtgtgagacatgAATGAACGATTCCTCAGGTCACGTGTGTCGATCAGACGCACCAGTTTCACCTACTGGACCAGAAAACAGGTGGAAACCCTTCAGAACCTGTAAATGAAACGCAGCTGCATGCGTTTGCTGCTGAAGGGCTGATCTGGAGTCAGTGTTTGTGTGCAGGAGCGGAACACATGCGAGCAGCAGGCGGCGGATCAGACCATCTGTTCGCGCCGTTAATCACACTAAACTGACCCGTTAACCCGCCGTAAACCAGTCCTCAGATCATCAGAACCCGAGGCGGGTGTGTCGATAAGAGAATCGAGCAGAACTGAACCGGAGAAACACGACAGAACGCGCGATCGGAGCTTCAGTGCGACCGAGAACAGACTCTCATTCACctccagcacacacacactataatgACCAGAGTAAACAAAccttacaaacaaataaacacaaccCAAACAGACAGACCGTCGCGTTCTGGAGACCAGACATTCTAGAATTACACGTTTGCATTCGTTAATACGTTTGTTCGTAAAGTGAATCATTTAGTCGAAGTTGCACATCTCAGTTCATTACTGTGCAGATAAAACTCGTTTGAAGTGTCTGATGACGCTGAGCGCGCGTATGAAGTTTAAAGGCTACAAATCGGGCGAAACAAACGCAACGAGTCTTTGCATCGGTCTAAACGACTCTTTTGCATCGGTCCAAACGACTCTTTTGATCGCGCCACTCACCATCTGCTGTCGCAGGAAGCTGATCTTGCTGTGGAGTTTCTGAAGATCATCGGTGCTCGCGTGGCTTTCCGAACATCTGAGCGGTTCGCCCGTGAATGAACGAATCAAACTCTCCGGAACTTTACGGCCCAGTTTGTTCTCCACGTCTCTGAAGTCCGGCAGATcctccatcatcatcatcaataattCAGAGCGGCAGGTAATCGATCCTACCGGGGCATGACGTCAAACACGCGGAGAAGCCGATCCGCACCTTCCGGGGGGCTGGAACACGGGCTCGCGGACGGGATTATTCCGGTGACGCGCTTGGCCGCGGATGTTCGTCGGTGCTCCGCAGGTCTGGTCTGATGTGAATCGGGTGTCGGACTGACGGGCGGTGCGCGCGCACACACAGGTGAAACCCGCCCTCGTGCTCGTCATCAAGGGACGCATGCGCAACACACGCTCCGCGCATTATTTAGACACGTTCCTCAACTTACAGCAGCGGTGTGAAATGGACCCGAGCTGCTTTGTGCAGTGCTGTAATGTGAGTTCAGTGCTGCCATTCTGCAGTGTGTGTTAATGTCACTGTATTTTCAAGAAACCTTCCCAGTAAAGAGGAACAGAATCACCTGAACATCAGTGAAGCACCAGCGCCATCTAGCGGTCAAATGAGGGCGCTCAAACACACGCGTTGCTTTAAACGGCGTATTGCTGCTTTGTCTCATTAAGAAAATCAGTCTGAAATATTCTCAAATAAAACCCTTAAATACAGACCGGTTATGATTTGCAACAGTGGCTCGGTTAAATGAATACATGTGTTTGCTGTGGAGAAGTGGTGAAGAGCAGTGAAGCAGCAGCGCCATCTGGCGGTGAAAGCAGGAAAGACACGGGAAACCGTTTGTTACTGGTTTATTTCGAACTTTTCAGGATTACACTTTAAATTATTCacaattaaaccattaaacaaAGACGTTTCAGCTAGTGTTGTCTGATATACTAAATGGTCAGACTGATTTATCTCTGTAACTGTTCAGTAATGTCAGATAGCATGAGACATTTTATgtgtagtatttaaaaaaaaaaaaaaaagcacctttAATTGCACATTCAGATTCTGTTGCTCAGAATGGCTTATGGTAATAATACAAATTGTTCTACTGTTTAggtatttttatgtgtttatacGACAGACTGTGTTTTGTCGTGGTCGTCGTAGCGCTGATACTGGTCTCCGAGCAACGGCTGCCGCCCCTCCATCCTGTATGCGCGGGAACGAACGGCACACGTGGTGGCGGCAAAAATAATCGCCACGACGATGAGTGCGGCAACCACGGCGACGGTGATGATCTGCGTCAGTGTGAGCGGACGAGCTGAGAATGAgagagaaagtcacatgagctCAAACTACAGAACACAACCGGTGATAACTAGTGTTAAACACTGATAACTAGtgcaataacaataacaataataataattattattatttttattataacctATAATAATAACCGTTATTAATTTCATAATAATGTAACgctactattttaaaataacaacattaatgataattaataacagtaataataacattaaattggatgataataagtataataataatgatgataataataataataataataattattattattattattattattattaataaaataattgaatacacatgtattattttactactactactaatacgtATGATAgtattaacaacaacagcaacaactctaacatcaataataataataataataataataataatctgacCTGGCCACTCGGCCTCATAGGAGTATCCCAGGTTTTCGGGTGCTGTGACGAACATCTCTGCATTGGTCACCGGCGGCCAAAAGGGCACCATGTTGAACTCTCGGTTGTGTCCGATGGGCGTGTTCTCCAGCGGATAGACGGCAGCATCTggagaaacacaaacacattaccCAACACAATCCCGCCAGAGTCCACGTGAGCGCCGGTGAGCGGAGGCGAGTTTACCGGGAGCGTGTCTGCGCAGCCACTCGTCAAAGATGGCGTCGGTGAAGGTGTGCAGCAGCACGAATATGGGGTCGTTGGGTGATAAATGCGTCTGTCCGCCCGTCCCGTTCAGGAACAGGTGTGCCAGGTTATGCAGGCTGCGGACCGCGGGGTCGTAGTTTCCCTGAGGAGCGCTGTAACCTGACAAAACAACAGCGCagcattcagacattcagacaGAAATCACGCCGCGGCTGCAGCTGAAAGCGCGTCTCACCCTCGATGGAGTTCCTGAAGCTTTCGGAGGACGTGGAGTAGAAGGGTGGCGTGTCGAACGCGTTCAGCTCCAAACACGCCGCCACGTCCTGCGGTTCGGGCAGCCGCTGCACCATTGGACGGGCCACGTTACCGGCCGGGTTTCTGCGGATGGGACCGCTCTCCGaacctcaaacacacacaacactgaTCACTGTACAGTCAGCGCGCTGACAAATACTGACACAACATTCACTAACCACTCTTTAATGATACGGATTGGAACTGAATTTGTTACCCATTCTCAATGGGAAAGTGCTCAAGCAACCTTGCTCCAAAAAGTTGCCCCATATATTATCAGCCAAACAGATAAAGTGCAGTAAAATAAACACTTCAgtgtgtattttggatgttttctttctacTAGTCTGAATGAAGACGTGGAAGCAAAAAAGACCTCAAAAGAATGCATAAAAAGGATGTTTAACGAGGATCCTGCAGTAACGTCTCTAATGTAAGTCGGCAGAGAGGAGCGATTACTGTTGCAGATGGTTCCCAGTGTGTCGTACTCCTCCACGCTCTCACAGACGACCCGCCAGCGCGAGAAGATGGAGTTGGAGCTGAGGGAGGTCGTGTCGAAGGTGCTGCGCGCGCCCATCAGATCATCCGTGCAGATGTCGCACTCGCTGCCGCCGATGGCGAAGTTCCAGTACGGCAGAGCGAAGCTCGGATCTCCTAACATGTCCTGAGAGAAACCCAGCACACCACACTTACATAGCAAAACCACACGGATCAGTCCTGAAActaatagttcagccaaaactgaaaatgtgctcatccTCATAACGCTTCCTCcggtgaaaaagtggtctggtctgaatcaggagagaaatccgcacagatcaagcaccgtttacaagccaaaacagctctaaacaaacatgtggctggattttgatgagACACGACAgcagatggactttttcactgga
The sequence above is a segment of the Labeo rohita strain BAU-BD-2019 chromosome 7, IGBB_LRoh.1.0, whole genome shotgun sequence genome. Coding sequences within it:
- the tyrp1a gene encoding 5,6-dihydroxyindole-2-carboxylic acid oxidase isoform X1, with the protein product MWRSCGGVLLLVHALVLVGAQFPRVCVTPEGLVSAQCCPSPFAVDSDPCGASSGRGQCVDVRADARAHGPQYPYDGRDDRERWPLRFFTRACRCNGNFSGFDCGRCRHGFTGDACERRVPVVRRNVMQLSAEEKRAFVSALDRAKRAPHPDIVIATRRYPEIFGPGDNTTQFENISIYNLFAWTHYYSVSKTFLGPGQDSFGGVDFSHEGPGFLTWHRYHLLQLERDMQDMLGDPSFALPYWNFAIGGSECDICTDDLMGARSTFDTTSLSSNSIFSRWRVVCESVEEYDTLGTICNSSESGPIRRNPAGNVARPMVQRLPEPQDVAACLELNAFDTPPFYSTSSESFRNSIEGYSAPQGNYDPAVRSLHNLAHLFLNGTGGQTHLSPNDPIFVLLHTFTDAIFDEWLRRHAPDAAVYPLENTPIGHNREFNMVPFWPPVTNAEMFVTAPENLGYSYEAEWPARPLTLTQIITVAVVAALIVVAIIFAATTCAVRSRAYRMEGRQPLLGDQYQRYDDHDKTQSVV
- the tyrp1a gene encoding 5,6-dihydroxyindole-2-carboxylic acid oxidase isoform X2, whose product is MGWQVAVYVYKHQTTFLFVRDDVLLVRRNVMQLSAEEKRAFVSALDRAKRAPHPDIVIATRRYPEIFGPGDNTTQFENISIYNLFAWTHYYSVSKTFLGPGQDSFGGVDFSHEGPGFLTWHRYHLLQLERDMQDMLGDPSFALPYWNFAIGGSECDICTDDLMGARSTFDTTSLSSNSIFSRWRVVCESVEEYDTLGTICNSSESGPIRRNPAGNVARPMVQRLPEPQDVAACLELNAFDTPPFYSTSSESFRNSIEGYSAPQGNYDPAVRSLHNLAHLFLNGTGGQTHLSPNDPIFVLLHTFTDAIFDEWLRRHAPDAAVYPLENTPIGHNREFNMVPFWPPVTNAEMFVTAPENLGYSYEAEWPARPLTLTQIITVAVVAALIVVAIIFAATTCAVRSRAYRMEGRQPLLGDQYQRYDDHDKTQSVV
- the LOC127168769 gene encoding leucine rich adaptor protein 1-like, translating into MMMMEDLPDFRDVENKLGRKVPESLIRSFTGEPLRCSESHASTDDLQKLHSKISFLRQQMAHLRSIDVKLMHQLLSINEGIESIRWVMEERGGVASREGSLTGSLCSLSDSPDASRRDSCSDSLDGISLGSYLDTLGEDEPDRCSPANLSDGFGSRTATDEETFTKSPARPRVETDEYYCFG